In a single window of the Flavobacterium ammoniigenes genome:
- a CDS encoding glutamate synthase subunit beta, with the protein MGKIGGFKEYSRADESNIAVAERVSNYNEFTVPLSKEKIKEQGSRCMDCGIPFCHSSCPLGNLIPDFNDMVHQEEWESALAILQSTNNFPEFTGRLCPAPCEKSCVLGIIKEPVAIENIEKNIVERGFAEGWIKPQIPTQRTGKTVAVVGSGPAGLAAAQQLNRAGHTVTVFERDNAIGGLLRYGIPNFKLEKGIIDRRVAILEAEGITFKTNVHVGVNFSIDELKAFDSVVLCGGATERRGLPTKGADAKGVVQAMTFLTQQTKVVWGESVADQIVATGKDVIVIGGGDTGSDCVGTSNRQGAKSVTNFEIMPKPPVGRSESTPWPYWPLQLKTSSSHEEGCNRNWLINTKEFITNDKGELTALKTVEVEWKIVPGQRPELIEKEGSEKIWPCDLALLALGFTGPEKTLSEQLGIETDVRTNYKANNYQTNVPHIFTAGDMRRGQSLIVWAISEGREAAREVDLFLMGSTNLPTKGNGDLPTL; encoded by the coding sequence ATGGGAAAGATAGGTGGATTTAAAGAATATAGTAGAGCAGACGAAAGTAATATCGCTGTAGCAGAACGTGTTTCTAATTACAATGAATTTACTGTTCCGTTATCGAAAGAAAAAATAAAAGAACAAGGTTCAAGATGTATGGATTGTGGTATTCCGTTCTGTCATAGTTCCTGTCCGTTAGGAAATTTAATTCCTGATTTTAACGACATGGTACACCAAGAAGAATGGGAAAGCGCATTGGCCATCTTACAATCAACCAATAACTTCCCAGAATTTACTGGAAGATTATGCCCAGCACCTTGCGAAAAATCATGTGTGTTAGGTATAATCAAAGAACCGGTTGCTATTGAAAATATTGAAAAAAATATTGTCGAAAGAGGATTTGCAGAAGGTTGGATCAAACCACAAATTCCTACTCAAAGAACTGGTAAAACCGTAGCTGTTGTAGGTTCTGGACCTGCTGGATTAGCGGCAGCACAACAATTAAATCGTGCCGGCCATACGGTAACGGTTTTTGAAAGAGACAATGCTATTGGAGGTTTATTACGTTACGGAATTCCAAACTTCAAATTAGAAAAAGGAATCATCGACAGACGTGTGGCTATCCTAGAAGCAGAAGGAATCACTTTCAAAACAAACGTTCACGTTGGAGTAAACTTCAGCATTGATGAATTGAAAGCTTTTGACTCGGTTGTACTTTGTGGTGGTGCTACTGAAAGAAGAGGATTACCAACCAAAGGTGCAGATGCTAAAGGTGTTGTTCAAGCCATGACATTCTTAACACAACAAACTAAAGTGGTTTGGGGAGAATCAGTTGCTGACCAAATTGTTGCTACCGGAAAAGATGTCATCGTTATTGGTGGTGGAGATACCGGTTCTGACTGTGTGGGTACGTCTAATCGACAAGGTGCCAAATCAGTAACTAACTTTGAGATTATGCCAAAACCACCAGTGGGAAGAAGCGAATCGACTCCTTGGCCTTACTGGCCGTTACAATTAAAAACATCGTCTTCACATGAAGAAGGTTGTAACAGAAACTGGCTAATCAATACCAAAGAATTCATTACTAACGATAAAGGCGAATTAACTGCTTTAAAAACAGTGGAAGTAGAATGGAAAATTGTTCCAGGTCAACGCCCAGAATTAATTGAAAAAGAAGGTTCTGAAAAAATCTGGCCTTGTGACTTAGCATTGTTAGCCCTAGGATTTACAGGCCCTGAAAAAACATTAAGCGAACAATTAGGTATTGAAACTGATGTTAGAACCAATTATAAAGCAAACAACTACCAAACCAATGTGCCTCATATTTTCACAGCCGGTGATATGAGAAGAGGACAATCATTAATAGTTTGGGCTATCTCTGAAGGCCGTGAGGCTGCCAGAGAAGTAGATTTGTTCTTAATGGGTTCAACAAACCTACCTACAAAAGGTAACGGAGATTTACCTACACTATAA
- the lysA gene encoding diaminopimelate decarboxylase — protein sequence MHGKDLLHLAEQFGSPLYVYDAEKIQSQYNRLTKAFSKVETLRINYAMKALSNVAILQLLRDMGSGLDTVSIQEVLLGLHAGYEPEKIFFTPNGVSLEEIEEVAAMGVQINIDNLSILEQFGTKYPDTPVCIRINPHVMAGGNTNISVGHIDSKFGISIHQLPHLIRIVENTKMNIVGIHMHTGSDILDIEVFLYAAEILFDVAKNFKNLEFLDFGSGFKVPYKKDDIETDIEELGKKLSKRFNDFCTEYGKELTLIFEPGKFLVSEAGFFLAKVNVVKQTTSTVFAGVDSGFNHLIRPMLYGSQHHIENISNPKGKERFYSVVGYICETDTFANNRRIAEINEGDILCFKNAGAYCFSMSSNYNSRYKPAEVLWMNGEGHLIRAKESFEDLLRNQIPLPVAATV from the coding sequence ATGCACGGAAAAGACTTATTACATTTAGCTGAACAATTTGGTAGCCCCTTATATGTTTATGATGCCGAAAAAATACAATCGCAATACAACAGATTGACTAAAGCGTTTTCTAAAGTTGAAACACTTCGAATCAATTATGCAATGAAAGCATTATCCAATGTAGCCATTTTGCAATTATTGAGAGATATGGGTTCTGGTTTGGATACAGTTTCCATTCAGGAAGTTTTATTAGGATTACACGCCGGTTATGAGCCTGAAAAAATATTTTTTACGCCTAACGGTGTTTCTTTAGAAGAAATAGAAGAAGTGGCTGCAATGGGTGTTCAAATCAACATTGACAACTTGTCTATCCTAGAACAATTTGGAACCAAATACCCAGACACACCAGTTTGTATTCGCATTAATCCTCATGTTATGGCGGGTGGAAACACCAACATTTCCGTAGGACATATTGATAGTAAATTTGGTATCTCAATTCACCAATTGCCACACTTAATTCGTATTGTAGAAAATACAAAAATGAACATTGTGGGTATTCACATGCATACCGGATCGGATATTTTAGATATTGAGGTATTCTTGTATGCTGCTGAAATCTTATTTGATGTGGCTAAAAATTTCAAAAACTTAGAATTTTTAGATTTTGGTAGTGGTTTCAAAGTACCTTATAAAAAAGACGATATTGAAACTGATATTGAAGAGTTAGGTAAAAAATTATCCAAACGTTTCAATGATTTCTGCACAGAATATGGTAAAGAATTGACCTTAATCTTCGAACCAGGAAAATTCTTGGTGAGTGAGGCCGGTTTCTTCTTGGCAAAAGTGAATGTGGTAAAACAAACTACTTCTACTGTTTTTGCAGGAGTGGACAGTGGATTCAATCACTTGATTCGTCCAATGCTTTACGGATCACAGCACCACATTGAAAACATCTCTAATCCAAAAGGAAAAGAGCGTTTTTACTCAGTTGTGGGTTACATTTGCGAGACAGATACTTTTGCTAACAACCGACGCATTGCTGAAATCAACGAGGGAGATATTCTGTGTTTCAAAAATGCAGGTGCTTATTGCTTCTCTATGTCATCGAATTACAATTCCAGATACAAACCTGCAGAGGTTTTATGGATGAATGGTGAAGGCCATTTAATTCGTGCCAAAGAATCGTTTGAAGATTTATTACGCAATCAAATTCCGTTGCCAGTCGCTGCAACTGTTTAA
- the pafA gene encoding alkaline phosphatase PafA, whose protein sequence is MKKIILFFALSSILTIQAQQRPKLVVGIVVDQMKMEYLYRFSDDFSANGFKRIMNGGYTFHNMHYNYVPTYTAPGHASIYTGTTPATHGIVGNEWFNRSTGKEMYCTDDASVKTIGDGTDKEGAMSPKNLLSTTITDELRMATNFKGKVIGMSIKDRGAILPAGHFANGAYWYSKTGAFISSTFYGTSLPSWVTDFNNEKRYLNYINGGWDLLKPVATYDESLVDDNPYEGKIDKTTGPVFPYNLKKIYDEKGADVLRTTPFGNDILADLAIRAIDKEQLGKDAITDFLAVSFSSTDYVGHTFGPRSMELQDTYLRLDLTLAKFMTYLDQTVGKDNYVLFLTADHAGAENPNYLKDNKYNVKNVPSKSVDAALRKFSNDTFGADVIVNYSNSNLYFNKSILKEKGLELAKVKQSFKDFMMTQDQVKRVYTEEEILASTGDDYFLSFIAKGYDPKQNGDLFILDKAGYLEYIETGTTHGSANSYDTHVPMLFYGWHVPKGNSHSKKHITQIAPTLSQLLKIPFPNGTESEVLVELF, encoded by the coding sequence ATGAAAAAAATTATATTGTTTTTTGCTTTGTCTAGTATTCTAACTATTCAAGCTCAGCAGCGTCCGAAATTAGTAGTTGGAATTGTGGTAGACCAAATGAAGATGGAATATTTGTATCGTTTTTCAGATGATTTTTCTGCTAATGGTTTTAAGAGAATTATGAACGGTGGTTATACTTTTCATAATATGCATTACAATTATGTGCCAACTTATACTGCGCCAGGACATGCTTCTATTTACACTGGAACAACTCCTGCAACACACGGAATTGTTGGAAACGAATGGTTCAATCGTTCCACCGGAAAAGAAATGTATTGCACTGATGATGCCAGCGTAAAAACAATCGGAGACGGAACAGATAAAGAAGGAGCCATGTCTCCTAAAAATTTATTAAGTACTACGATCACTGATGAATTGCGTATGGCAACCAACTTTAAAGGGAAAGTCATTGGGATGAGTATTAAAGACCGAGGTGCAATTTTGCCAGCGGGTCATTTTGCCAATGGGGCGTATTGGTACAGTAAAACGGGAGCGTTTATTTCGAGTACGTTTTATGGCACAAGTTTACCTTCTTGGGTAACGGATTTCAATAATGAAAAGCGTTATTTGAATTACATTAATGGGGGATGGGATTTGCTTAAGCCGGTTGCGACTTACGACGAAAGTTTAGTTGATGATAATCCGTATGAAGGAAAAATTGACAAAACCACAGGACCTGTTTTTCCATATAATTTGAAAAAAATATACGATGAAAAGGGGGCAGATGTATTGCGTACTACGCCTTTTGGCAATGACATTTTAGCTGATTTGGCGATAAGAGCAATTGATAAAGAACAATTAGGGAAAGACGCTATTACTGATTTCTTGGCTGTGAGTTTTTCTTCTACAGATTATGTTGGACATACTTTTGGACCGCGTTCTATGGAATTGCAAGACACCTATTTGCGATTGGATTTGACCTTGGCTAAGTTCATGACGTATTTGGATCAAACCGTCGGAAAAGACAATTACGTATTGTTCTTAACTGCCGATCATGCAGGAGCAGAGAATCCTAACTATTTGAAAGACAATAAATACAATGTTAAAAATGTGCCTTCTAAAAGTGTAGATGCCGCTTTACGAAAATTTTCTAACGATACTTTTGGTGCAGATGTAATAGTTAATTACTCAAATTCTAATTTGTACTTTAATAAATCAATTCTTAAAGAAAAAGGTTTAGAATTGGCCAAAGTAAAACAAAGTTTCAAAGACTTTATGATGACACAAGACCAAGTGAAACGCGTCTATACCGAGGAAGAAATTTTAGCTTCAACCGGAGATGATTATTTCTTGAGTTTTATTGCTAAAGGTTATGATCCAAAACAAAATGGAGATCTTTTTATTTTAGACAAAGCAGGCTATTTAGAATACATTGAGACAGGAACAACGCATGGTTCGGCTAATAGTTATGACACGCATGTACCGATGCTTTTTTACGGTTGGCATGTTCCCAAGGGGAATTCACATTCCAAAAAACACATCACTCAAATAGCACCAACGCTTTCACAACTATTAAAAATTCCATTTCCTAATGGAACAGAGTCTGAAGTATTAGTTGAATTGTTTTAG
- a CDS encoding TrmH family RNA methyltransferase, with product MIDIDYLNFLENILTDNRKERFLNVLKNRTNHFTIAVEDVFQMHNTSAVMRSCEVFGIQELNVIEQRYGKSIDKQIAMGAQKWVDINTFDSPSACIQTLRNKGYQIIATTPHENDCLLENFDISKPSALFFGTEIDGLSEEIMKEADGFLKIPMVGFTESLNISVSAAIIIQNLTNRLRNSDINWQLSEDEILVKRLAWAKNSIKDIKRIEQRYFEENPK from the coding sequence ATGATTGATATTGATTACCTTAATTTTCTTGAAAACATTTTGACCGACAATCGGAAAGAGCGCTTTTTGAATGTTTTGAAAAATAGAACCAATCATTTTACCATAGCAGTGGAAGATGTTTTCCAAATGCATAATACCAGTGCCGTAATGCGCAGTTGTGAGGTTTTTGGTATCCAAGAATTAAACGTAATAGAACAGCGATACGGAAAAAGCATTGACAAACAAATTGCGATGGGTGCTCAAAAATGGGTCGATATCAATACATTTGACTCTCCTTCGGCCTGTATTCAAACCCTTAGAAACAAAGGCTATCAAATCATTGCGACTACACCACATGAAAATGATTGTTTGTTAGAAAATTTTGATATTTCAAAACCTAGCGCCTTGTTTTTCGGAACCGAAATCGACGGTTTGTCCGAAGAAATCATGAAAGAGGCTGATGGCTTCTTAAAGATTCCCATGGTTGGATTTACAGAAAGTCTAAATATATCAGTATCGGCAGCCATTATTATTCAGAATTTGACCAACAGACTACGCAATTCAGATATTAATTGGCAATTATCTGAAGACGAAATTCTAGTAAAACGATTGGCTTGGGCCAAAAATTCCATCAAAGACATCAAACGTATCGAACAACGCTATTTTGAAGAAAATCCAAAATAG
- the purB gene encoding adenylosuccinate lyase has translation MTTLNELNAISPIDGRYRNKTLSLAPFFSEEALIKYRVLIEIEYFIALCEVPLPQLAAVNPNVFESLRNIYKNFSTEDALWIKETEKVTNHDVKAVEYFIKDAFEKLGLSAYKEFIHFGLTSQDINNTAIPLSTKEAFEKVYMPSLIGVISKLKELSTEWKDIPLLARTHGQPASPTRLGKEIGVFVERLEEQMRLLFNIPFAAKFGGATGNYNAHHVAYPQIDWKLFGTTFVETNLGLHHSFPTTQIEHYDHFAAFFDALKRINTIIIDLDRDIWTYVSMEYFKQKIKAGEIGSSAMPHKVNPIDFENSEGNLGIANAIFEHLSAKLPISRLQRDLTDSTVLRNIGVPMGHTIIAFEATLKGLNKLLLNEPKFHEDLEKNWAVVAEAIQTILRREAYPNPYEALKGLTRTNEAITKESIHSFIATLDVSDAIKTELLQITPSNFVGI, from the coding sequence ATGACTACTCTTAACGAATTGAATGCCATTTCTCCAATCGACGGGAGATACAGAAATAAAACGCTTTCTTTAGCTCCTTTTTTCTCAGAAGAAGCCTTAATCAAATACCGTGTATTAATTGAGATTGAATATTTCATCGCTTTATGTGAAGTGCCTTTACCTCAACTTGCAGCCGTAAATCCGAATGTATTCGAAAGTTTGCGTAACATCTATAAAAACTTTTCTACCGAAGATGCGCTTTGGATCAAAGAGACAGAGAAAGTAACGAATCACGATGTGAAAGCAGTAGAATATTTTATCAAAGATGCTTTTGAAAAATTAGGTTTGTCAGCTTACAAAGAGTTTATCCATTTTGGATTGACTTCTCAAGATATTAATAACACTGCTATTCCGCTTTCGACCAAAGAAGCCTTTGAAAAAGTATATATGCCTTCTTTGATTGGTGTGATTTCAAAATTAAAAGAACTAAGCACAGAGTGGAAAGACATTCCATTGTTAGCTCGTACTCATGGACAACCCGCTTCTCCTACTCGTTTAGGAAAAGAAATTGGCGTTTTTGTAGAACGTTTGGAAGAGCAAATGCGTTTGTTATTCAATATTCCGTTTGCCGCTAAATTTGGTGGAGCAACCGGAAATTACAACGCCCACCATGTGGCCTACCCACAAATTGATTGGAAACTATTCGGAACTACTTTTGTGGAAACCAATTTAGGTTTACACCATTCTTTCCCAACAACTCAAATTGAGCATTACGATCACTTCGCTGCCTTTTTTGATGCCTTGAAGAGAATCAATACCATTATCATTGACTTAGATCGCGATATTTGGACGTATGTTTCCATGGAATATTTCAAACAAAAAATCAAAGCAGGAGAAATTGGTTCTTCGGCTATGCCACATAAAGTAAACCCGATTGATTTTGAAAATTCAGAAGGAAATTTAGGGATTGCCAATGCTATTTTTGAACATTTATCCGCTAAGTTACCTATTTCAAGATTACAACGTGATTTAACTGATAGTACGGTTTTGAGAAATATTGGTGTACCAATGGGACACACCATTATTGCTTTTGAAGCTACCTTGAAAGGCTTGAACAAATTATTGTTGAACGAGCCTAAATTCCACGAAGATTTAGAGAAAAACTGGGCGGTTGTAGCTGAGGCTATCCAAACAATTTTACGTCGTGAGGCCTATCCAAATCCATATGAAGCATTGAAAGGTTTGACTAGAACCAATGAAGCGATTACCAAAGAATCGATTCATAGTTTCATTGCAACTTTGGATGTAAGTGACGCTATCAAAACCGAATTATTACAAATTACACCAAGTAACTTTGTAGGGATTTAA
- the guaB gene encoding IMP dehydrogenase, whose product MIAHNSKIIGEGLTYDDVLLVPNYSNVLPREVSIQSKFSRNITLNVPIVAAAMDTVTESSMAIAMAQEGGIGVLHKNMTIEQQAAKVRKVKRAESGMIIDPVTLPLTSTVADAKNAMKEFGIGGIPIVDENKILKGIVTNRDLRFEKNGARPIVEVMTSQNLITVAEGTSLEQAEVVLQGNKIEKLPVINAKNELVGLITFRDITKLTQKPIANKDVYGRLRVAAAIGVTGDAVQRAEALVKAGVDAIIIDTAHGHTQGVVNVLKEVKAKFPKIDVIVGNIATPEAAKYLVENGADGVKVGIGPGSICTTRIVAGVGFPQFSAVLEVAAAIKGTGVPVIADGGIRYTGDIPKAIAAGADCVMLGSLLAGTKESPGETIIFEGRKFKSYRGMGSVEAMQGGSKDRYFQDVEDDVKKLVPEGIVGRVPYKGELNESMLQFIGGLRAGMGYCGAKDIPTLQDTGRFVRITSSGITESHPHNVTITKEAPNYSR is encoded by the coding sequence ATGATCGCACACAATTCTAAGATTATCGGCGAAGGATTAACTTACGATGACGTTCTATTAGTACCTAATTATTCTAATGTGCTTCCACGCGAAGTAAGTATCCAATCTAAATTTTCAAGAAACATTACCTTAAACGTTCCTATCGTAGCAGCTGCTATGGATACGGTAACTGAAAGTTCTATGGCAATTGCTATGGCGCAAGAAGGCGGAATTGGAGTGCTTCATAAGAATATGACAATTGAACAACAAGCTGCCAAAGTACGTAAAGTAAAGCGTGCAGAGTCAGGAATGATCATTGATCCAGTTACTTTACCGTTGACTTCTACGGTTGCTGATGCTAAAAATGCGATGAAAGAATTTGGAATTGGTGGAATACCAATTGTAGACGAAAATAAAATCTTAAAAGGAATTGTTACCAATCGTGATTTACGTTTTGAAAAAAATGGTGCACGTCCGATTGTTGAAGTAATGACTTCTCAAAACCTTATTACTGTTGCTGAAGGAACTTCATTAGAACAAGCAGAAGTAGTTTTACAAGGAAATAAAATCGAAAAATTACCAGTGATCAATGCTAAAAATGAATTAGTAGGATTAATCACTTTTAGAGATATTACCAAATTAACACAGAAACCTATTGCTAACAAAGACGTTTATGGACGTTTGCGAGTTGCTGCTGCTATTGGAGTTACAGGAGATGCGGTACAACGAGCAGAAGCTTTGGTAAAAGCGGGAGTTGATGCAATTATCATAGATACTGCTCACGGACATACGCAAGGTGTGGTAAATGTGTTGAAAGAAGTAAAAGCTAAATTTCCTAAAATTGATGTTATAGTAGGAAATATTGCTACACCAGAAGCGGCTAAATATTTAGTTGAAAATGGGGCTGATGGCGTAAAAGTAGGAATTGGACCAGGTTCGATTTGTACTACTCGTATTGTGGCAGGTGTTGGTTTTCCTCAATTCTCTGCTGTTTTAGAAGTAGCTGCGGCTATCAAAGGAACCGGAGTTCCCGTAATTGCAGATGGTGGAATTCGTTATACCGGAGATATCCCTAAAGCGATTGCTGCAGGTGCTGACTGTGTAATGTTAGGTTCGCTTTTAGCTGGTACTAAAGAATCTCCAGGGGAAACCATTATTTTTGAAGGAAGAAAATTCAAGTCGTATCGCGGAATGGGGTCTGTTGAAGCCATGCAAGGTGGTTCGAAAGACCGTTATTTCCAAGATGTGGAAGACGATGTAAAAAAATTAGTTCCAGAAGGAATTGTAGGTCGTGTACCTTACAAAGGAGAATTAAACGAAAGTATGTTACAATTCATTGGTGGTCTTCGTGCCGGAATGGGTTACTGTGGTGCTAAAGATATTCCAACCCTACAAGATACTGGACGTTTTGTTCGTATTACTTCAAGCGGAATTACAGAAAGTCATCCACATAATGTTACGATTACTAAAGAAGCTCCGAATTATTCAAGATAA
- a CDS encoding DUF5723 family protein, producing the protein MKKIVFLVCFFIAANLTAQNKQLLYNFTDIPQSLMTNPGADIKYKWYAGVPLLSGISMNVGSSGFSAYDLFANDGVDFTTKLKNILSQTTSNDVLSLNQQLELFNGGFKLGSRYEDKGYLSFGLYQEFDFLSYVPQDIAVLAIYGNKDYIGKRFNLADISIKAALSSVFHVGFHKKIQDDLIIGARAKLYSSIFDASSISNAGYIYTNTSTDSYYEQIVYSNLQLNTSGFAQYNDANSNSNVGTDIKKGILLGGNLGLGIDLGLTYYPQSNMQLTASIIDLGYINHKKNIESYSYKGFYNYKGLVPKFNNENVAQANYQDFKDAIVFDTLHTKYTTWRPTKLNASAQYSFEEERVVDGVCNCEGTDRTTFYKSTVGAQLFMMTTPKSPLMAVTAFFKRNFSKDFQVKATYTLDSFSYSNLGLGMSTKMGPVHFYILADNLLSYADISKANSLSFQLGLNVILND; encoded by the coding sequence ATGAAAAAAATAGTATTCCTAGTTTGTTTTTTTATAGCAGCTAATTTGACTGCCCAGAACAAACAGTTGCTGTATAACTTTACTGACATTCCTCAATCGTTGATGACTAATCCGGGTGCCGATATAAAATACAAATGGTATGCAGGTGTACCTTTATTGTCGGGCATTTCAATGAATGTGGGTTCTAGTGGATTTTCTGCTTACGATTTGTTTGCTAATGATGGGGTTGATTTTACTACCAAATTAAAAAATATTCTATCCCAAACTACTTCTAACGATGTATTGAGTTTGAATCAACAATTAGAGCTATTTAATGGTGGTTTTAAATTGGGGAGTCGGTATGAAGATAAAGGGTATTTGTCTTTTGGACTGTACCAAGAATTCGATTTTTTAAGTTATGTTCCTCAAGATATTGCTGTGCTAGCTATTTATGGTAACAAAGATTATATTGGAAAACGGTTTAATTTAGCTGACATAAGTATTAAAGCAGCTCTTTCGTCTGTTTTTCATGTTGGATTTCATAAAAAGATTCAGGACGATTTAATTATTGGGGCTAGAGCCAAATTATATTCCAGTATTTTCGATGCAAGTTCAATTTCAAATGCGGGTTATATCTATACCAATACTTCAACGGACTCTTATTATGAACAAATTGTCTATTCCAATTTACAGTTAAACACTTCTGGATTTGCTCAATACAATGATGCTAATAGCAATAGTAATGTTGGAACTGATATTAAGAAAGGCATCTTGCTTGGAGGAAATTTAGGTTTAGGAATTGATTTGGGACTGACTTATTATCCGCAATCAAATATGCAGTTGACTGCAAGTATTATTGATTTAGGTTATATCAATCATAAAAAGAATATAGAAAGTTACAGTTACAAAGGATTTTATAATTATAAAGGATTGGTGCCCAAATTTAATAATGAAAATGTTGCTCAAGCGAATTATCAAGATTTCAAAGACGCTATTGTATTTGATACTTTACATACGAAATACACCACTTGGCGACCAACAAAATTGAATGCTTCGGCTCAATATTCTTTTGAAGAGGAAAGAGTCGTAGATGGAGTTTGCAATTGTGAAGGAACCGATCGTACTACCTTTTATAAAAGTACAGTTGGCGCACAATTATTTATGATGACCACACCAAAATCTCCCTTAATGGCAGTTACTGCGTTTTTCAAAAGAAACTTTTCAAAGGATTTTCAAGTAAAAGCCACCTATACGTTGGATTCTTTTTCGTACTCCAATTTGGGATTAGGGATGTCAACGAAAATGGGGCCAGTACACTTTTATATTTTGGCAGATAATCTTTTGTCTTATGCGGATATTTCTAAGGCAAATAGCCTTTCTTTTCAATTGGGATTGAACGTAATTTTGAATGATTAA
- a CDS encoding hydroxymethylglutaryl-CoA lyase, which translates to MKTVKIIECPRDAMQGIKTFIPTANKVTYIQSLLRVGFDSIDFGSFVSPKAIPQMQDTAEVLAQLDLSQTKSKLLAIIANTQGAETACTFPEIQYLGFPFSISENFQMRNTHKTISQSLVSLQEILNLADAKNKQVIAYLSMGFGNPYGDPWNTEIVGEWTEKLAGMGVKIVSLSDTIGSSTPEVISYLFSNLIPAYPTIEFGAHLHTTPDSWFEKIEAAYHAGCLRFDGAIQGFGGCPMATNHLTGNMPTEKLLSYFTAQKATTNLSPMSFESAYNEASKVFGQFY; encoded by the coding sequence ATGAAAACAGTAAAAATCATTGAATGTCCGCGTGATGCTATGCAAGGAATAAAGACTTTTATTCCGACGGCTAACAAAGTGACGTATATCCAATCGTTATTGCGAGTGGGGTTTGATAGCATTGATTTTGGAAGTTTTGTTTCGCCTAAAGCGATTCCCCAAATGCAAGATACTGCCGAAGTTTTAGCTCAATTGGATTTGTCTCAAACCAAAAGTAAGTTACTGGCCATTATTGCCAATACGCAAGGTGCTGAAACGGCTTGTACTTTCCCTGAAATTCAATATTTAGGTTTCCCATTTTCTATTTCGGAAAACTTTCAAATGCGTAATACCCACAAAACCATTTCGCAATCTTTAGTCAGTTTACAAGAGATTTTAAATTTGGCTGATGCTAAAAATAAACAAGTAATAGCTTATCTTTCTATGGGTTTTGGCAATCCCTACGGTGATCCTTGGAACACTGAAATTGTGGGGGAGTGGACTGAAAAATTAGCAGGAATGGGAGTTAAAATTGTGTCACTTTCTGACACCATTGGAAGTTCTACTCCAGAAGTGATTTCGTATTTGTTTTCCAATTTAATTCCGGCTTATCCAACTATTGAATTTGGCGCACATTTACACACCACTCCAGATTCATGGTTTGAAAAAATTGAAGCTGCCTATCATGCTGGCTGCCTCCGATTTGATGGTGCGATTCAAGGTTTTGGTGGATGCCCCATGGCGACCAATCATTTGACTGGAAATATGCCTACAGAAAAATTACTCTCCTATTTTACGGCTCAAAAAGCCACTACTAATTTGAGTCCGATGAGTTTTGAAAGTGCGTATAATGAAGCGTCAAAAGTATTTGGCCAATTCTATTAA